The genomic DNA GATGCTTCTGGTTCCAGTGTTGTTTTTAAGAAAACATCAATCAAACCAGTTCTTAAATGTTCACATTGTAATTACAATGGACATACTAAATAAAATTGTTTCAAAATTATTGGTTATCCAACCAATTGGAAGAAGACAAAGGAAGCTGGAAGTGTGCAGAATTCTTCTCAATTTCGTACTTTGCCTAAGAATTTTCAGGCCAATTCAGCTTTAACTGGTTCCATGCCTTCTAATAGTGATCAAATGCATAATATGCAGAGTCAGATCAATCAGATCATCCAGATGATGAGTTTCTTTATGGGAAATTCTATAGGAAAGAGCAGTCTCGAGGATCATTTAGTTGGCATGGTAACTTCAAGAGTGAGTCTGGTAGTTTCTCAAGTTTCCAATTATGTTTGGCTGATTGATTCCGGAGCAATAGACCATATTTGTTGCTCACTTGATTTACCGGTTGATGTCAAGTCTTTACCAATACATATTCATTTGGCTTTGCCAAATGGTACTTCACTGTTGGTTACTCAGATTGGTTCTTATAATGTGCATCCACAGTTTCAACTACATAATGTATTGTTTGTCCCTACATTTGGTTACAATTTGTTTTTGGTTTCCAAATGGTTGTCTGCTTCTAAAGGAGTAATTTCTTTTCATTCTGAATCTTGTGATTTCTTCGACTTGAATTCTATAGTGCCTTTGGCACTTGGGAAATTGATTGATGGTTTATATCATCTCAAATTTCAAGCTTTAAATGCTCCTACTGGTGAGACTTCTCAACTGGTGAATATAGTGATGTTTAAGTATAAGCTTAGTTCATTGTGGCATCTTCGTCTTGGACATGCCTCTACTGAGGTTCTTCATAAGATAGCAGATCTTCACGGTACTGTTTTGGACAAATGTAATCAAGCTTGTCCAGTTTATCCTTTGTCAAAGCAAACCAAGTTGCTGTTTAATCTCAGTACTGCTCGAGCTGATCGTATTTTTCAGTTAATTCATTTTGACTTATGGGGACCATATGCACATGAGACACATCAAGGTTGCAGATATTTTCTCACTGTGGTTGACGATCATTTCTCGCTTTGTTTGGGTTTTTCTTCTTCCCAATAAGCAGTATGTATTTACTTAAATTCAATATTTTCTCAATTCTGTTGAGACTCAATTTCACACTAAAGTACAGCAGATGCGGAGTGATCATGGCACTGAATTCTTTAATTCTGCACTAAATTCTCTGTTGGCTGATAGAGGAATTGCACATCAGGCTTCGTGTATAGGCACACCGGCTCAGAATGGACGAGTTGAACGGAAACATAGACAACTCTTGTCTATAGCTCGTGCCATTCGTTTTCAATCTGGCTTACCAATTATTTACTGGGGTCAATGCATACAAACAGCCTGTCATATCATAAATCGTTTACCAACCCCAGTTCTTGATCATAAAACACATTTTCTTTGTTTATATGGAAAAGAACCAGACTATACACAACTGCGTGTTTTTGGTTGCTTATGTTTTTCTTCCGTTCATGAGGGAGACAAATTTGGTCCTCGTGCTATTCGTTCTATTTTCTTGGGTTATCCCCTTGATCATAAAGGGTCCACACTCTTAAATCTCGACACTAAGGAAATTTTTATTTCTCGACATGTGGTTTTTCATGAATCCAAATTTCCTTTTCCCGATGCCAAATTGCAGGCTACTCCTAATGATCCTTATTGTGTTGCTCAATGGTTAGATTCTTCAGATTCACTACCTACTGATACTGGCATTTTCAATTTGGAGACTAATTCTACTGATACTGGCACTCTCAAAGTTGCAGAGACTGGTGAACATTTTTTTGAGGACACCACATGTTCTGATTTTTCAGATTGGCATGGTTT from Apium graveolens cultivar Ventura chromosome 5, ASM990537v1, whole genome shotgun sequence includes the following:
- the LOC141659360 gene encoding uncharacterized protein LOC141659360, producing the protein MRSDHGTEFFNSALNSLLADRGIAHQASCIGTPAQNGRVERKHRQLLSIARAIRFQSGLPIIYWGQCIQTACHIINRLPTPVLDHKTHFLCLYGKEPDYTQLRVFGCLCFSSVHEGDKFGPRAIRSIFLGYPLDHKGSTLLNLDTKEIFISRHVVFHESKFPFPDAKLQATPNDPYCVAQWLDSSDSLPTDTGIFNLETNSTDTGTLKVAETGEHFFEDTTCSDFSDWHGFPPDVDTLVHLQPVTDFLAESTEHFVQKSTRDRKPPAWWSDYQTHNVQILKPIKYHILSFISTASFSPAHSAFMTTLIQTKEPNYIAQAIQDP